One window from the genome of Deltaproteobacteria bacterium encodes:
- a CDS encoding response regulator, whose translation MMNTDIDVLVVDDFPTMRKIIMNLLKQLGFKKIKEAENGEHALSVLRADHVDFVITDWNMPKMSGIDLLKSIRADTGLKSMPV comes from the coding sequence TCCTGGTGGTGGATGATTTCCCGACCATGCGGAAGATCATCATGAACCTGCTCAAGCAGCTCGGCTTCAAAAAGATCAAGGAAGCCGAAAATGGTGAGCATGCCCTGTCCGTTCTCCGGGCGGATCATGTCGATTTTGTCATTACGGACTGGAACATGCCGAAGATGAGCGGGATCGATCTGTTGAAATCGATCCGGGCCGATACCGGTCTCAAGTCGATGCCGGTTC